The following coding sequences lie in one Synechococcus sp. MW101C3 genomic window:
- a CDS encoding DUF6671 family protein, producing MRAVTGATSAIAAWSACGRRVSLATCHGKERVIARPLRRALGVELVLAAGFDTDSLGTFCGERPRPADAATTCRLKAEAGMAATGLDLGLASEGSFGPHPAMPFLPLATEWMTWVDRRHDLVITERLSGCRTNFDHCTAAPGTPLEAWLTRIGFPRHAVIVRPHQPSAEPFLRKGVCGAAELTQAIDKASTASADGLALVETDMRAHCNPTRMASIRALTFRLARRIATPCPACGAPGWGPVESLPGLPCGWCGSPTSLLRAERFGCVRCGASEEHPRRDGLLQADPQHCPYCNP from the coding sequence GTGAGAGCGGTCACGGGCGCCACTTCAGCCATTGCCGCCTGGAGTGCGTGCGGGCGACGCGTCAGCCTGGCCACCTGCCATGGCAAGGAACGGGTGATCGCCCGGCCGCTGCGCCGGGCCCTCGGCGTGGAGCTGGTGCTCGCCGCGGGCTTTGACACCGACAGCCTCGGCACCTTCTGCGGCGAACGGCCCCGCCCGGCGGATGCCGCCACCACCTGTCGCCTCAAGGCGGAGGCGGGCATGGCGGCCACCGGCCTCGACCTCGGCCTGGCCAGCGAAGGCAGCTTCGGGCCCCATCCGGCGATGCCTTTTCTGCCCCTGGCCACCGAGTGGATGACCTGGGTGGACCGTCGCCACGATCTGGTGATCACCGAGCGGCTGAGCGGCTGCCGCACGAACTTCGACCATTGCACCGCGGCCCCTGGCACGCCGCTGGAGGCCTGGCTGACCCGCATCGGCTTCCCGCGCCATGCCGTGATCGTGCGTCCGCATCAGCCCAGCGCTGAGCCGTTCCTGCGCAAGGGGGTGTGCGGCGCCGCGGAGCTGACGCAGGCGATCGACAAGGCCAGCACCGCGTCCGCTGATGGCCTGGCGCTGGTGGAAACGGACATGCGGGCCCACTGCAACCCCACGCGCATGGCCTCGATCCGCGCCCTCACCTTCCGGCTGGCGCGGCGCATCGCCACCCCCTGCCCCGCCTGTGGGGCACCCGGCTGGGGGCCGGTGGAGTCCCTGCCGGGACTGCCCTGCGGCTGGTGCGGCAGTCCCACCTCGCTGCTGCGGGCGGAGCGTTTCGGCTGCGTTCGCTGCGGGGCCAGCGAGGAGCATCCGCGCAGGGATGGGCTGTTGCAGGCCGATCCGCAGCACTGCCCTTACTGCAACCCCTGA
- a CDS encoding diflavin flavoprotein codes for MTPVATAAAPPAPPRLSLQCEPIGPDTTTLRSLDWDRSRFDIEFGLRNGTTYNAFLVRGERTALIDTSHAKFEDTWLPLLEQQIDPAAIDFLIVSHTEPDHSGLIGALLDRNPEIEIVASKVAIAYLADQVHRPFRSRAVKSGEELDLGTNPESGVAHRFEFLSAPNLHWPDTIFSFDHGTRILYTCDAFGLHYCGNDVFDSDPGAIAPDFRFYYDCLMGPNARSVLQALKRMDALPEIAMIATGHGPLLREHLRLWIGDYRDWSSQRSAGETYAAVCYVSQYGFCDRLSQAIARGIGKAEAQVQLVDLRASDPQELAALVGEASAVVVPTWPANPDGDLQQSIGTLLAALKPKQWVACYDAFGGNDQPIDSVASQLRGLGQKEAFAPLRIRQAPDGNDYQRCEEAGTDLGQLLTKAKTIAAMKAIDADVDKALGRLSGGLYIVTARQEERSSAMVASWVSQASFDPPGLSIAVAKDRAIEALMQVDDRFVLNILREDNYQSLLRHFLKRFPPGADRFAGVPTLEGAAAGGPVLSDALAFLGCRVVQRMETPDHWIIYAAVEEGTVSDTEAATAVHHRKVGNHY; via the coding sequence ATGACACCCGTCGCCACGGCCGCTGCGCCCCCCGCCCCGCCCCGCCTTTCGTTGCAGTGCGAGCCGATCGGGCCCGACACCACCACGCTCCGCTCGCTCGACTGGGACCGCAGCCGCTTCGACATCGAGTTCGGCCTTCGCAACGGCACCACCTACAACGCCTTTCTGGTGCGGGGGGAACGCACCGCCCTGATCGACACCAGCCACGCCAAGTTTGAGGACACCTGGCTGCCGCTGCTGGAGCAGCAGATCGATCCAGCCGCGATCGATTTCCTGATCGTGTCCCACACCGAACCCGACCACTCCGGCCTGATCGGCGCCCTGCTCGACCGCAACCCGGAGATCGAGATCGTGGCCTCCAAGGTGGCGATCGCCTACCTGGCCGACCAGGTGCACCGCCCCTTCCGCAGCCGCGCGGTGAAAAGCGGGGAGGAGCTCGATCTGGGCACGAACCCCGAGAGCGGTGTGGCGCACCGCTTCGAATTCCTCAGTGCCCCCAACCTGCACTGGCCCGACACGATCTTTTCGTTCGATCACGGCACCCGCATCCTCTACACCTGTGATGCCTTCGGCCTCCATTACTGCGGCAACGACGTCTTCGATAGCGATCCCGGCGCCATCGCTCCCGACTTCCGCTTCTATTACGACTGCCTGATGGGCCCCAACGCCCGCAGCGTGCTGCAGGCGCTCAAGCGCATGGACGCTCTGCCCGAGATCGCCATGATCGCCACCGGCCACGGGCCACTGCTGCGTGAGCACCTGCGCCTCTGGATCGGCGACTACCGCGACTGGAGCAGCCAGCGCAGCGCCGGCGAAACCTATGCGGCGGTCTGTTATGTGAGCCAGTACGGCTTCTGTGACCGGCTCAGCCAGGCGATCGCCCGCGGCATCGGCAAGGCGGAGGCCCAGGTGCAGCTGGTGGATCTGCGCGCCTCCGATCCTCAGGAATTGGCCGCCCTGGTGGGGGAGGCCAGTGCCGTGGTGGTGCCCACCTGGCCCGCCAACCCCGATGGGGACCTGCAGCAATCGATCGGCACGCTGCTGGCGGCGCTCAAGCCCAAGCAGTGGGTGGCCTGCTACGACGCCTTCGGCGGCAACGATCAACCGATCGACAGCGTGGCCAGCCAGCTGCGTGGCCTGGGCCAGAAGGAGGCCTTTGCGCCGCTGCGCATCCGCCAGGCCCCCGATGGCAACGATTACCAGCGGTGCGAAGAGGCCGGCACCGACCTGGGCCAGCTGCTCACCAAGGCGAAAACGATCGCTGCCATGAAGGCGATCGACGCCGATGTGGACAAGGCGCTGGGGCGGCTCAGCGGTGGGCTTTACATCGTGACCGCCCGCCAGGAGGAACGCAGCAGCGCCATGGTGGCCAGCTGGGTGAGCCAGGCCAGCTTCGATCCACCGGGCCTCTCGATCGCCGTGGCCAAAGATCGCGCCATCGAGGCGCTGATGCAGGTGGACGACCGCTTCGTGCTCAACATCCTGCGCGAAGACAACTACCAGTCCCTGCTGCGCCATTTCCTCAAGCGCTTCCCCCCCGGCGCCGACCGCTTCGCCGGGGTGCCCACCCTTGAGGGCGCTGCCGCCGGTGGTCCGGTGCTGAGCGATGCCCTCGCCTTCCTGGGCTGCCGGGTGGTGCAGCGCATGGAAACCCCCGACCACTGGATCATCTACGCCGCAGTGGAGGAGGGCACGGTGTCCGACACCGAAGCCGCCACGGCCGTGCATCACCGCAAGGTGGGGAACCATTACTGA
- a CDS encoding diflavin flavoprotein: MADLVLDPTIPAAEVIDRSVIAIPLEDGLTCLRCLSPKRLRFEVEYGLERGTSANAFLFAGGVNNAQREIPPVLVHPPGASFTAPFLAQLAAMVPAQAPLKVVVGHVNPNRVALLRELAAAWPALMLVASNTGARLVEELWQQRRPPAPGSEAEEPPLPALPPIDVVKQEVSRELANSFRLTLLPAPTPRWPGALIAFEERTGLLMSGKFFAAHLCSEAYAEANRDSTEEDRRHFYDCLMAPMARQVETVVDRLDELEIRTIAPGHGPAITESWRSLLADYRRWGENLEKTRLSVALLYASAYGNTAALADAIAQGVARTGVRVESINCEFAPPDQLLEAIRSCDAVLIGSPTLGGHAPTPIVSALGTLLAEGDRARPVGVFGSFGWSGEAIDLLETKLRDGGFRFAFEPIRVKFSPDPPTLKRMEETGTALGRQLLNQQKRQRRVVAGGLSESRSNPAVLALGRVVGSLCVLTCVKGEGAAALSGGMVASWVSQASFTPPGFTVAVARDRAVESLLHVGDRFVLNVLAEGRESGPMKRFLQPYPPGADRLAGLELEQSPAGQPVLPEALAWLEASVSQRMECGDHWLVYAQVSHGGLLDGTGVTAVHQRRSGASY, from the coding sequence ATGGCTGATCTCGTTCTTGATCCCACCATTCCGGCCGCGGAAGTGATCGACCGCAGCGTCATCGCCATTCCGCTGGAAGACGGCCTGACCTGCCTGCGCTGCCTCAGCCCCAAGCGGCTGCGTTTCGAGGTGGAGTACGGCCTAGAGCGCGGCACCAGCGCCAATGCCTTCCTGTTCGCCGGTGGTGTCAACAATGCCCAGCGGGAGATCCCGCCGGTGCTGGTGCATCCCCCGGGCGCTTCCTTCACGGCGCCGTTCCTGGCCCAGCTGGCCGCCATGGTGCCTGCGCAGGCGCCGCTCAAGGTGGTGGTCGGTCACGTCAACCCCAACCGGGTGGCGCTGCTGCGCGAGCTGGCGGCCGCCTGGCCCGCCCTGATGCTGGTGGCCTCCAACACGGGCGCCCGGCTGGTGGAGGAGCTGTGGCAGCAACGCCGGCCCCCGGCTCCGGGCAGCGAGGCGGAGGAGCCGCCGCTGCCTGCCCTGCCGCCGATCGATGTGGTGAAGCAGGAGGTCAGCCGCGAGCTGGCCAACAGCTTCCGCCTCACCCTGCTGCCCGCCCCCACGCCCCGCTGGCCCGGCGCCCTGATCGCCTTCGAGGAGCGCACCGGCCTGCTGATGAGCGGCAAGTTCTTCGCCGCCCACCTCTGCAGCGAGGCTTATGCCGAGGCCAACCGCGACAGCACCGAGGAAGACCGGCGTCACTTCTACGACTGCCTGATGGCGCCGATGGCCCGCCAGGTGGAAACGGTGGTCGACCGGCTCGATGAGCTGGAGATCCGCACGATCGCGCCCGGCCATGGCCCGGCGATCACCGAGAGCTGGCGCAGCCTGCTGGCCGATTACCGGCGCTGGGGCGAGAACCTCGAGAAAACCCGCCTGTCGGTGGCGCTGCTCTACGCCAGTGCCTACGGCAACACCGCCGCCCTCGCCGATGCCATCGCCCAGGGCGTGGCGCGCACGGGCGTGCGGGTGGAGAGCATCAACTGCGAGTTCGCTCCCCCCGACCAGTTGCTCGAAGCGATCCGCAGCTGCGATGCGGTGCTGATCGGCTCCCCCACCCTGGGCGGCCACGCCCCCACGCCGATCGTTTCGGCGCTCGGCACCCTGCTGGCCGAAGGCGACCGCGCCCGGCCTGTGGGGGTGTTCGGCAGCTTCGGCTGGAGCGGAGAAGCCATCGATCTTCTGGAAACCAAGCTGCGGGATGGCGGCTTCCGCTTCGCCTTCGAGCCGATCCGGGTGAAGTTCAGCCCCGATCCGCCCACGCTCAAGCGCATGGAGGAAACGGGCACGGCCCTGGGGCGGCAGCTGCTCAACCAGCAGAAGCGTCAACGCCGCGTGGTGGCCGGCGGCCTCAGCGAAAGCCGCAGCAACCCGGCGGTGCTGGCCCTCGGGCGCGTGGTGGGCTCGCTCTGTGTGCTCACCTGCGTGAAGGGAGAAGGGGCGGCCGCCCTGAGCGGCGGCATGGTGGCCAGCTGGGTGAGCCAGGCCAGCTTCACCCCGCCCGGCTTCACGGTGGCGGTGGCCCGGGATCGCGCCGTGGAGAGCCTGCTGCACGTGGGCGACCGCTTCGTGCTCAACGTGCTGGCCGAGGGACGCGAGAGCGGCCCGATGAAGCGCTTCCTGCAGCCCTACCCCCCCGGCGCCGACCGGCTGGCGGGTCTGGAGCTGGAGCAGAGCCCGGCGGGCCAGCCGGTGCTGCCCGAAGCACTGGCCTGGCTGGAGGCCAGCGTGAGCCAGCGGATGGAATGCGGCGACCACTGGCTGGTGTATGCCCAGGTGAGCCATGGCGGCCTGCTGGACGGCACCGGCGTCACCGCTGTTCACCAGCGCCGCAGCGGTGCCAGCTACTGA
- a CDS encoding histidine phosphatase family protein encodes MAFPGSHRRRAAATIGPRLRATAAAAVAVAAVVLGAAPVGALPRQVILLRHGDKVASGDGNYNLSARGFLRSINLGRLLPACFGAPTHIRTFFLNPESSKNARSYQSAVPLGVATGINISIAQSSLEDSFMDGQEILSQPAYKGGNVVLFWEHRHMPELARGLGWATMPAIGAMEFDQIFVLRYSKPGVPPRVQSLSQRRLFEAPCFREARSPLPNVPLPQSVAQ; translated from the coding sequence ATGGCCTTCCCGGGTTCACACCGCCGCCGTGCCGCGGCCACCATCGGACCGCGGCTCCGCGCCACTGCGGCCGCCGCTGTTGCTGTGGCCGCCGTCGTCCTTGGTGCCGCGCCTGTGGGGGCGCTGCCCCGGCAGGTGATCCTGCTGCGCCACGGCGACAAGGTGGCCTCCGGCGATGGCAACTACAACCTCTCGGCCCGCGGCTTCCTGCGCTCGATCAACCTGGGCCGGCTCCTCCCCGCCTGCTTCGGGGCTCCGACCCACATCCGCACCTTCTTCCTCAACCCCGAATCCAGCAAGAACGCCCGCAGCTACCAGAGCGCCGTGCCGCTGGGGGTGGCCACCGGAATCAACATTTCGATTGCCCAGTCGTCACTGGAGGATTCCTTCATGGATGGGCAGGAGATCCTCAGCCAGCCGGCCTACAAGGGCGGCAACGTGGTGCTGTTCTGGGAGCACCGCCACATGCCGGAACTGGCCCGGGGGCTGGGCTGGGCGACGATGCCCGCCATCGGTGCGATGGAGTTCGACCAGATCTTCGTGCTGCGCTACTCCAAGCCGGGCGTTCCCCCTCGGGTGCAAAGCCTGAGCCAGCGCCGGCTGTTCGAGGCGCCCTGTTTCCGCGAGGCACGTTCGCCCCTGCCGAACGTGCCGCTGCCTCAGTCAGTGGCTCAGTAG
- a CDS encoding rubrerythrin family protein, whose product MDIAKPGTLANLEAAFGGESMANRKYLFFADVAKQLGNSELARLFRDTAAQETEHAFAHFRLLHPELVVADPAALSEEARQQVLSRCLELAIEGETYEYTTMYPEFAAQARADRDDGAVAEFTEQIAESEQHAGLFRQAASNFGRLTPIEHHHADRYSVALEALQGQGAAGESEPVAGLWICKVCSVIYDPALGDPDSGIVAGTPFEAIPDSWVCPLCGTRKANFIPYREPVLLPA is encoded by the coding sequence ATGGACATCGCCAAACCCGGCACCCTCGCCAACCTCGAAGCGGCCTTCGGCGGCGAGAGCATGGCCAACCGCAAGTACCTTTTCTTCGCTGATGTGGCCAAGCAGCTCGGCAACAGCGAGCTGGCCCGCCTCTTCCGCGACACCGCCGCCCAGGAAACCGAGCACGCCTTCGCGCACTTCCGCCTGCTCCACCCCGAGCTGGTGGTGGCCGATCCCGCCGCGCTCTCAGAAGAAGCCAGACAACAGGTGCTGAGCCGCTGCCTGGAGCTGGCGATCGAGGGTGAAACCTACGAGTACACCACCATGTATCCGGAGTTCGCCGCCCAGGCCCGCGCCGATCGCGATGACGGTGCCGTGGCCGAATTCACCGAGCAGATCGCCGAATCCGAGCAGCATGCCGGCCTCTTCCGTCAGGCGGCCAGCAACTTCGGCCGGCTCACCCCGATCGAGCACCACCACGCCGACCGTTACAGCGTGGCCCTCGAAGCCCTTCAGGGCCAGGGCGCGGCCGGAGAAAGCGAGCCCGTGGCCGGCCTGTGGATCTGCAAGGTGTGTTCGGTGATCTACGACCCGGCCCTGGGCGATCCGGACTCAGGCATCGTCGCCGGCACGCCGTTCGAGGCCATCCCCGACAGCTGGGTCTGCCCGCTCTGCGGCACCCGCAAGGCCAATTTCATCCCCTACCGGGAGCCGGTGCTGCTGCCGGCCTGA
- a CDS encoding helix-turn-helix domain-containing protein, translating to MEQADGFADGFLDAHDHTQCPAELALSVMRGRWKVHVLRELAEGTQRFSGLQRALVGVSHKVLTSQLRELEAAGVVEREVFAEVPPRVEYRLTPRGRSLIPVLESLHAWGAAPPES from the coding sequence ATGGAGCAAGCGGATGGATTCGCGGATGGATTCCTGGACGCCCACGACCACACCCAATGCCCTGCCGAGCTGGCGCTGAGCGTCATGCGGGGGCGCTGGAAGGTGCACGTGCTGCGGGAGCTGGCGGAGGGCACGCAGCGGTTTTCCGGCTTGCAGCGGGCCCTGGTGGGCGTGAGCCACAAGGTGCTCACCAGCCAGCTGCGGGAGCTGGAGGCCGCAGGGGTGGTGGAGCGCGAGGTGTTTGCCGAGGTGCCGCCGCGGGTGGAATACCGCCTCACCCCGCGCGGCCGGTCGCTGATTCCCGTGCTGGAGAGCCTGCACGCCTGGGGGGCGGCGCCACCGGAGTCGTGA
- a CDS encoding alkene reductase, whose translation MTIDLFTPLAVGPLELPNRVLMAPLTRSRAEAGHIAGPLMAEYYGQRASAGLIIAEATMAMEGHSAFIREPGIHSAAQVEGWTCTTEAVHARGGRIVLQIWHGGRACHPLLNNGLQPVAPSAIAISGDQIHTPQGKVDYVVPRALADDELPAIVAGFRLAARHAIAAGFDGVEVHGANGYLLDEFLRDGSNQRSGPYGGPIENRARLLLEVIEAVRAETELLGLRLSPLNSYNAMRDSDPVALASWLADHLNGTGLAYLHLMRGDFLQQQLGDVLTPVRERFQGVLIANMGYTAAEANAAIAAGAIDAVAFGTAFLANPDLPERLRSGAPLNTPDPATFYSPGPAGYTDYPFLSAAA comes from the coding sequence ATGACCATCGACCTGTTCACGCCCCTGGCCGTAGGGCCCCTGGAGCTGCCCAACCGGGTGCTGATGGCCCCGCTCACCCGATCCCGCGCCGAAGCGGGCCATATCGCCGGCCCGCTGATGGCGGAGTACTACGGCCAGCGGGCCTCCGCCGGGTTGATCATTGCCGAGGCCACCATGGCGATGGAGGGCCACTCCGCCTTCATCCGCGAACCCGGCATCCATTCGGCGGCCCAGGTGGAGGGCTGGACATGCACCACCGAGGCGGTGCACGCCCGCGGCGGCCGGATCGTGCTGCAGATCTGGCACGGCGGCCGGGCCTGCCATCCCCTGCTCAACAACGGCCTTCAGCCGGTGGCCCCCAGCGCCATCGCCATCAGCGGCGACCAGATCCACACCCCCCAGGGCAAGGTGGATTACGTGGTGCCGCGCGCCCTGGCCGACGACGAGCTGCCGGCGATCGTGGCGGGCTTCCGGTTGGCGGCCCGCCACGCCATCGCTGCCGGTTTCGACGGCGTGGAGGTGCACGGCGCCAATGGCTATCTCCTCGATGAATTCCTGCGCGATGGCAGCAACCAGCGCAGCGGCCCCTATGGCGGCCCGATCGAGAACCGGGCGCGGCTGCTGCTGGAGGTGATCGAGGCGGTACGCGCCGAAACGGAGCTGTTGGGGCTGCGCCTCTCGCCGCTCAACAGCTACAACGCCATGCGCGACAGCGATCCCGTGGCGCTCGCCAGCTGGCTGGCCGATCACCTCAACGGCACCGGCCTCGCTTACCTGCACCTGATGCGCGGCGACTTCCTCCAGCAGCAGCTGGGCGATGTGCTCACGCCGGTGCGCGAGCGCTTCCAGGGGGTGCTGATCGCCAACATGGGCTACACCGCCGCCGAAGCCAACGCCGCCATCGCCGCCGGCGCCATCGATGCGGTGGCCTTCGGCACGGCCTTCCTGGCCAACCCGGATCTGCCGGAGCGGCTGCGCAGCGGCGCACCGCTCAACACGCCGGACCCTGCCACCTTCTACAGCCCCGGCCCCGCCGGCTACACCGACTACCCCTTCCTGAGCGCCGCTGCCTGA